From the genome of Miscanthus floridulus cultivar M001 chromosome 10, ASM1932011v1, whole genome shotgun sequence, one region includes:
- the LOC136486037 gene encoding phosphoinositide phospholipase C 2-like isoform X1, protein MGSYKYKYCMCFTRKFRSPDAQPPPDVRAAYLSFNSDFHALRRFLSQAQAEHPADVDRIHALLTAASGGHGIARLVTRSPAPAMPTLDDFFAFLFSPELNPPMAHQVHQDMSAPFSHYFVFTGHNSYLTGNQLNSDSSDIPIIKALQRGVRVIELDMWPNSSKTNVDILHGGTLTAPVEMIRCLKSIKEYAFCASTYPLVITLEDHLTPDLQAKVAKMLTETFGDLLFIPSSDPMKEFPSPAALMRRIIISTKPPQEYKEFLKVKDNQNGSGNIADLPDTGSLRRIDSNADNQNGSGNLAVDTGSLRRIVSNADESDGKDELDEQDEEDSDEDDPKFQQDTACEYRKLITIQAGKPKGHLRDALKVDPEKVRRLSLSETQLAKATTSHGAEVIRFTQNNILRVYPKGMRVNSSNYDPMNAWTHGAQMVAFNMQGYDKALRLMQGFFRANGGCGYVKKPDFLLRTGPNGEVFDPKDSLPVKKTLKVKVYMGDGWRMDFSKTHFDAFSPPDFYTRRTGRDRWSERGHCDEEDKGDRRPVGASVGRGVHIPSEGAGAGPPEDRGAGVRHVGEARLWGADVPAGLGAEAGHPCCAPARPQGQQVQVCQAPHALRFCLASGLPAQKTFRFRQSGTVFFFFFYIYLCVCLLQGNQASTM, encoded by the exons ATGGGCAGCTACAAGTACAAGTACTGCATGTGCTTCACGCGCAAGTTCCGATCCCCCGACGCCCAGCCGCCGCCCGACGTCCGCGCCGCCTACCTCTCCTTCAACTCCGACTTCCACGCCCTCCGCCGCTTCCTCTCCCAGGCGCAGGCCGAGCACCCCGCCGACGTCGACCGCATCCACGCCCTGCTCACCGCCGCCTCGGGGGGACATGGCATCGCCCGCCTCGTCACCaggtcgccggcgccggcgatgcCCACGCTCGACGACTTCTTCGCCTTCCTCTTCTCGCCGGAACTCAACCCGCCCATGGCTCACCAG GTTCACCAGGACATGTCTGCCCCATTCTCTCATTATTTCGTATTCACCGGACATAATTCCTACCTAACTGGGAACCAGCTCAATAGTGACTCCAGCGACATCCCAATTATAAAAGCATTGCAGAGAGGTGTTAGAGTCATTGAACTTGATATGTGGCCAAATTCTTCAAAGACAAATGTCGATATTCTTCATGGCGG GACATTGACTGCGCCGGTAGAAATGATCAGGTGCTTGAAGTCCATTAAAGAATATGCCTTTTGTGCATCAACATATCCGCTTGTTATCACTCTTGAGGATCACCTTACACCAGATCTCCAAGCCAAAGTAGCTAAG ATGCTCACTGAAACATTCGGAGATCTACTTTTCATACCTAGTTCAGACCCAATGAAAGAGTTCCCCTCTCCAGCAGCTCTGATGAGGAGAATAATCATCTCGACTAAACCCCCACAAGAGTACAAGGAGTTCCTCAAAGTTAAGGATAACCAAAATGGCAGTGGAAACATAGCTGATTTGCCAGACACAGGAAGCCTAAGAAGAATAGATTCAAATGCTGATAACCAAAATGGCAGTGGAAATCTAGCTGTAGACACAGGAAGCCTAAGAAGAATAGTTTCAAATGCCGATGAATCTGATGGAAAG GATGAACTGGATGAGCAAGATGAGGAAGATTCCGACGAGGATGATCCCAAATTTCAGCAGGACACTGCCTGTGAGTATAGGAAACTGATCACCATCCAAGCTGGCAAACCAAAAGGCCATTTGCGGGATGCGCTAAAGGTGGATCCAGAAAAAGTCAGGCGGCTTTCTTTGAGTGAGACACAGTTAGCTAAAGCAACAACTTCTCATGGGGCTGAAGTCATAAG GTTCACCCAGAATAATATACTCCGTGTGTATCCAAAGGGCATGAGAGTTAATTCTTCAAACTATGATCCAATGAATGCCTGGACTCATGGTGCTCAGATGGTTGCATTCAACATGCAG GGGTATGATAAAGCACTCCGGTTGATGCAAGGATTTTTCAGAGCCAATGGGGGCTGTGGGTATGTTAAAAAACCTGACTTCTTGCTAAGGACAGGTCCAAATGGGGAAGTATTCGACCCCAAAGATAGTTTGCCAGTGAAGAAAACTCTCAAG GTAAAGGTATATATGGGAGATGGATGGCGCATGGATTTCAGCAAGACTCATTTCGATGCCTTTTCACCTCCAGATTTCTATACCAGG CGTACAGGTAGGGATCGCTGGAGTGAACGTGGACACTGTGATGAAGAAGACAAGGGTGATCGAAGACCAGTGGGTGCCAGTGTGGGACGAGGAGTTCACATTCCCTCTGAGGGTGCCGGAGCTGGCCCTCCTGAGGATAGAGGTGCAGGAGTACGACATGTCGGAGAAGCACGACTTTGGGGGGCAGACGTGCCTGCCGGTTTGGGAGCTGAAGCAGGGCATCCGTGCTGTGCCCCTGCACGACCGCAAGGGCAACAGGTACAAGTCTGTCAGGCTCCTCATGCGCTTCGATTTTGTCTAGCTAGCGGCCTGCCTGCACAAAAAACATTCAGATTCAGACAGTCAGGCAcagtgttcttcttcttcttctacatCTACTTGTGTGTGTGTTTATTACAGGGAAATCAAGCTAGCACTATGTAG
- the LOC136486037 gene encoding phosphoinositide phospholipase C 2-like isoform X2, translating to MGSYKYKYCMCFTRKFRSPDAQPPPDVRAAYLSFNSDFHALRRFLSQAQAEHPADVDRIHALLTAASGGHGIARLVTRSPAPAMPTLDDFFAFLFSPELNPPMAHQVHQDMSAPFSHYFVFTGHNSYLTGNQLNSDSSDIPIIKALQRGVRVIELDMWPNSSKTNVDILHGGTLTAPVEMIRCLKSIKEYAFCASTYPLVITLEDHLTPDLQAKVAKMLTETFGDLLFIPSSDPMKEFPSPAALMRRIIISTKPPQEYKEFLKVKDNQNGSGNIADLPDTGSLRRIDSNADNQNGSGNLAVDTGSLRRIVSNADESDGKDELDEQDEEDSDEDDPKFQQDTACEYRKLITIQAGKPKGHLRDALKVDPEKVRRLSLSETQLAKATTSHGAEVIRFTQNNILRVYPKGMRVNSSNYDPMNAWTHGAQMVAFNMQGYDKALRLMQGFFRANGGCGYVKKPDFLLRTGPNGEVFDPKDSLPVKKTLKVKVYMGDGWRMDFSKTHFDAFSPPDFYTRVGIAGVNVDTVMKKTRVIEDQWVPVWDEEFTFPLRVPELALLRIEVQEYDMSEKHDFGGQTCLPVWELKQGIRAVPLHDRKGNRYKSVRLLMRFDFV from the exons ATGGGCAGCTACAAGTACAAGTACTGCATGTGCTTCACGCGCAAGTTCCGATCCCCCGACGCCCAGCCGCCGCCCGACGTCCGCGCCGCCTACCTCTCCTTCAACTCCGACTTCCACGCCCTCCGCCGCTTCCTCTCCCAGGCGCAGGCCGAGCACCCCGCCGACGTCGACCGCATCCACGCCCTGCTCACCGCCGCCTCGGGGGGACATGGCATCGCCCGCCTCGTCACCaggtcgccggcgccggcgatgcCCACGCTCGACGACTTCTTCGCCTTCCTCTTCTCGCCGGAACTCAACCCGCCCATGGCTCACCAG GTTCACCAGGACATGTCTGCCCCATTCTCTCATTATTTCGTATTCACCGGACATAATTCCTACCTAACTGGGAACCAGCTCAATAGTGACTCCAGCGACATCCCAATTATAAAAGCATTGCAGAGAGGTGTTAGAGTCATTGAACTTGATATGTGGCCAAATTCTTCAAAGACAAATGTCGATATTCTTCATGGCGG GACATTGACTGCGCCGGTAGAAATGATCAGGTGCTTGAAGTCCATTAAAGAATATGCCTTTTGTGCATCAACATATCCGCTTGTTATCACTCTTGAGGATCACCTTACACCAGATCTCCAAGCCAAAGTAGCTAAG ATGCTCACTGAAACATTCGGAGATCTACTTTTCATACCTAGTTCAGACCCAATGAAAGAGTTCCCCTCTCCAGCAGCTCTGATGAGGAGAATAATCATCTCGACTAAACCCCCACAAGAGTACAAGGAGTTCCTCAAAGTTAAGGATAACCAAAATGGCAGTGGAAACATAGCTGATTTGCCAGACACAGGAAGCCTAAGAAGAATAGATTCAAATGCTGATAACCAAAATGGCAGTGGAAATCTAGCTGTAGACACAGGAAGCCTAAGAAGAATAGTTTCAAATGCCGATGAATCTGATGGAAAG GATGAACTGGATGAGCAAGATGAGGAAGATTCCGACGAGGATGATCCCAAATTTCAGCAGGACACTGCCTGTGAGTATAGGAAACTGATCACCATCCAAGCTGGCAAACCAAAAGGCCATTTGCGGGATGCGCTAAAGGTGGATCCAGAAAAAGTCAGGCGGCTTTCTTTGAGTGAGACACAGTTAGCTAAAGCAACAACTTCTCATGGGGCTGAAGTCATAAG GTTCACCCAGAATAATATACTCCGTGTGTATCCAAAGGGCATGAGAGTTAATTCTTCAAACTATGATCCAATGAATGCCTGGACTCATGGTGCTCAGATGGTTGCATTCAACATGCAG GGGTATGATAAAGCACTCCGGTTGATGCAAGGATTTTTCAGAGCCAATGGGGGCTGTGGGTATGTTAAAAAACCTGACTTCTTGCTAAGGACAGGTCCAAATGGGGAAGTATTCGACCCCAAAGATAGTTTGCCAGTGAAGAAAACTCTCAAG GTAAAGGTATATATGGGAGATGGATGGCGCATGGATTTCAGCAAGACTCATTTCGATGCCTTTTCACCTCCAGATTTCTATACCAGG GTAGGGATCGCTGGAGTGAACGTGGACACTGTGATGAAGAAGACAAGGGTGATCGAAGACCAGTGGGTGCCAGTGTGGGACGAGGAGTTCACATTCCCTCTGAGGGTGCCGGAGCTGGCCCTCCTGAGGATAGAGGTGCAGGAGTACGACATGTCGGAGAAGCACGACTTTGGGGGGCAGACGTGCCTGCCGGTTTGGGAGCTGAAGCAGGGCATCCGTGCTGTGCCCCTGCACGACCGCAAGGGCAACAGGTACAAGTCTGTCAGGCTCCTCATGCGCTTCGATTTTGTCTAG